A window of Primulina tabacum isolate GXHZ01 unplaced genomic scaffold, ASM2559414v2 Contig1015, whole genome shotgun sequence genomic DNA:
gttgtgccgcagaatgcatcagagatccgtagtttcccttgggctagcaggatactatcggaagtttattcagagATTCCTCTCTATCgtagttccactcacatcattgatcAAGAAGAAtgtaaatttgtgtggagcgaggagtgtcagaagagctcgatactttgaagcaagctcttatctcagcaccagttttggctaTGTCGTCAGGGTCCAgagagtttgttctgtataccgatgcttcgaaactcgatctaggcgcagtattgatgcagcaagggaaggtgatagcgtatgcttctcgtcagctaaaaatccatgagaagtaTTACCCTatccatgatctagagttggcagccgtggTTTTTGCCTGAGATTTGGAGCATTATTTATACGAACaaaagtgccagatctttaccgaccataagagcctcaagtacttctttacgcagaaagagctgaatatgtgtcagaggcgttggttggagttagtaaaggattacgactgtgacattagctaccacccgggcaaagctaatgtaattgcggatgcattgagcaggaatgtcgcagtgatggctcatttgatgattcagagacctcttcagtctgagatgcagaggtttgatctagagacttatcctcgaggtagagttctccgtctatctactttgacgattcaatcttctcttctagaccgtattcgcagtgggcagtcagcagatgagcagttggcaaagtggaagcagagagatgaggccaaggacagtgtcttgtatacagtcagcaacggtattgtgagataccgagacaaaatgtgggttcctagcagtggttctactcgagcagatattttatcagaggcccataagtcaccgtactctattcatcatgggagtacgaaaatgtacaaagatctgcagttgttgtattggtggcctgggacgaagaaagacatcagacgttttgtgtccgagtgtttgacatgtcagcttgtgaaggtggagcatcagagaccagcaggtatgctcaaacttcttcccattcccgagtgaagtgggagaatgtcacgaTGACTTCgtggtttgccgaagtcagttagaggatcaaatgctatctgggtgatcgtTGATCGTCTAatcaaatcagcgcacttcttgcctatcaagATGACTTtaaccatgattcagtatgcagagttgtatatccgagagatagtcagacttcatggtattccagtttctatagtgtctgatagagatcctagatttacttcctcattttggaagagtttgcattcgactatgggtacgaagttgttgtttagcacagctttccaccctcagacataTGGgaagtcagagcgagttattcagattttggaggatcttctccgggATTGTGTtatggatttctctgggagttgggagtcgaatttgccattagtagagttcacctatattAACAATTTCCAGTCGtttataggtatggctccgtttgaagcactgtatggtcgtaagtgtagatctcctattgggtccggagattaatCAGCAGgttgccgatgtagtagtcaagatctgtgataggatgaggactgctcagagccgacagaagagctatgcggatcagaggaggagagatctagagtttgccgttggcggccatgttttcgtgaaggtagcacctatgaaaggtgtcatgcgatttgggaagaaagggaagcatagtccgagattcatcggaccattcgagatcctcgacagggttgggacgttagcttatcgttgttgcgtattttcactaccgcaagtatacggtgtcaagttttagtagtGGTTGAGTACAAATATTGATCCCACgaagagtaattatttaaaattgtatattaattaccatgattgacatagctcaactttatttagacaaATCAAATGGTTGGTTTATGatcaattcaaataaaataacaaatccTGTAACTCTAGCACGCAGTAGAAATTCACCGAGTAAataaatctagagatatgatttcgtctggtTTCCCCTATGCTAAATCAAAATTAACTAACATGTTATTTAATTGCATCGTGTTTACTAACCAATAACTCACAATAATttctattccctttttcaagtgataactagAACTTTATTACCCATTAacgattttaatatgtctattcaaaatcaagtaacacgtaataaatgcaaccaaggttctcttatggattcgccaaagttatacgtcttttgcacgttataaacatctgacgatgCGATTTCCCCTGTCCGAATTTTGATCAcctctctcgagtgttagatctcaattattagatcagtcgaattatggccagtaattcaaaagcattaatgacaagaaatcacaaataaacacgatgaattaattcatGAAAGTTCAAAACGTAAATAACATAGGATCAACCAAGACTAcatcaatctctagaaaatagaattagttcatactcgaatttaaatcaaaacaaaacctgtttgtaatcattaaaaacgtaaaagtaagaAACCGAATTAAGAACGTGTTGGCGGGAGATGAAAGTGCGTCTCCTTGTCCGGATCCAACGTCTTTTATCTCTGTTCTTCGCGTCCTGTGCTCCGTGCGCTCTCACTTTTTCTCCTCTTCTCGAATGATATGACGGCTGTGCCAAGAAAATTCAGAACCCCTAAAAAAAACACGCCAAGACCTATTTAATTCTGAAAATTcgcgccgcgcgcatatgcgcgggtccttctGTGCGTGCCTTCTTCTTgctcgcatatgcgcgccctgtgcggcgcatatgcgcgctgctCACTGGTCTCGCCTGTTCtctctctcgcgcatatgcgctactGTAGTTCACTCGCTTCGGGGCATTGCTCGCACTTCTTCTCCTAGGCGCCATTTTAGCTCGTTTTCACACACATGTTGTAGCCGCACCTAGATTCCTGCATTTACaccaaaaaacaacaaaaacgcGTAATTATGCCCCAGAAAACTAACAATCTGTATGAATTATAAGGACAATTTAAGTGCACAAAGTACACTTATCAAATCCCCCAAACTtaaacttttgctagtcccgagcaaaataaaataaataaaacattagcTAGACTCGACTAAACACATCCTAAAGAAAGTAACTAAACGAACAAGAATTTTGGAATAAAGGGTAACCACTCGCCTCAGAGATTACAGTTTCCATGATATTGAATCAAACACATGCCACATTACTCACAGTTCACGTGCGTGTGTGTTCTGCTATTCTCGTTTACCCCACTCCAAATGCAAAGATAAGTTCATAACTtttcatctcataaaatttGGACTCCTCGACACACATGTAATTAGAAAAATCATTGAGACACACATGTATCTTCACAAATCAACAGGACTTATAGGGTAACATTTGGCTAAACAAAGTGGTATTATGAAGAGTGAAGACAACAATTAACCAAATAAAATCCAATATCATGAGATGCGCACATGTACACAATCAAATTCTGTGTTTATCGACGGTATTTTTCAAGTGTCCATAGGCTTAACTTTGACAActcttctccactagtatattgggtaCGTGTGACTCGGTTAATAGAtcttttaagcttataacgttaggctacggtaatggctacaaatgaagatagGGAATCAAAAGTGAGAGAAAACAAACCAGTTTATTTTACAACATGTGTCTCCTTCCTGTTTGTTTCACTTCCACTTGCCTTGCCACAACATATTCACCATTTTGTCCTCTTTTTCACATCACATGTCATACTCTTTTACTCTTTATTCAACTTTTTATTTCCCCCCTTTTTTTTTCAacatctcttctttttttttttttttttatagacatttctttctttcttttcatcttttcatctttttcttttcgATGATATTCTTTTATGCACACAAGGGAGAAGAACTTTTGTAGTGATACAAAGGTTcgttttctctcatttttcggTAGGTACTAGTGTATATGCTCAAAAGTTGGTAGTTGACGTAGGAGTTTAGAATTGATACGAATGGGGGCTTTTGTGTGCCTTGGcacactccattcgattttCATTAAGCTCAAACATGGGACACTAGGGTGTAAATGATGTTATGGGTAGtcttgaaaggctcaaacgttccaagaatcgcctaaatcatccctaagtcacaCAATACCCGTATCTCGCCTCGAAGAGTGCCAAACCAAGTTCTAGACTCCTTTCAATTTACCAATCAACAAACACAGACATATCATGTTTCGGGTATTTAAACAGAACAAATCACACATCTCATTCTCATTTAGGCTCAAAGGGCTAACAAATGACAATTTTTTCAAGGAAAAACAGGCCCAACATAAATCAAAGACTGCCTGAATCATTTTTGTGTTAGTGAACATGTAACTCAACAAAAAGTAATCAACATGCAGGTTTTGGAGTCCATTCATACAATTCAAATCACAAACCACATGAACACTCTCTTGACATCGGGTGTATAAACAATCATAGCAATCGTGAATTAATGTGTAAACGGTTAAGTAAAGATAGCATGCATTCGGATTTGTAATCAAGGAACAACATGAATTTCGGTTCAACTCTCCTCATTGTTTGATTATCACCTTATTCCACAATTCTAAAAAAATTAACGACTGCGAAAAACATAAAgactaaattaaatatatatatatatttattttagattaaataaacatcaaagcatttaaattaaataaacatcaaagCATCAAATCGAATCAAATCAAAAAATCAAATCaacccccccaaacttaaaacatgcattgtcctcaatgtataaacaaGAAAGAACGGGACAATCGTACCTCCCACGACAAGAGTCAGTGCTCGCCGTCATCATCATCAAGATCTTCATCCATGTGCTGGGGTGGGGCATGTGGAGGAGGTCCTGGATACTGTGGTGGCCAGGCAGGTGGCTGGGGAAACATAGGATCCTCTGGACCTATAGGCGGGAACCGCATAGCAAGAACGAATGTGAAGTCCATCATGTATCCATTAAATGGTTCGTGCGGTGCTGAAGCGAATCCAGCACCTGGCGCTGTTCAACTAGTAACCTCCTCTGCTCGCCCATCTCTGTCTCAAGTCTGTGAACTCGGTCTCCACTGCGCTGTCGGGCTCCCtcaggtggtggtggtggtggaagcTGTGCTTGTGGCAGGTCCTCGTCATCTGGATCATCGGGGGGCCTATAGGAAGCAATGATAGGAGCCTTCGGCTTAAGCACTGGCTCATCAGGCGACCAGGAGACGCCGGCCTGTCTGCATAGTTCGGTAACAATGTGAGGGCATGGAAGGGCGACCGTGGCTAATCCTGTGCCGGCTCTCATGATCGATCCATATATTATTCTTCCCAAGTTAACAGATTTGCCCATCAAAATTGCAAAGACTAGCGCAACTTTGTCTTTGGTTACATCGTGGTAATGCGAGGATGGGAGAACCCGAGCCAACACGAACGATGTCCACGCACTTGCATTAGGGTTCATCTCGGATTTCTTCAGCGAGATTGGACCACTCGAGCTCATTTTCCATACGGCGCCTGCCTGACACACGGTCCGAATGACCTCTGAATAATCAACCCCATCTTCTAAGAATTCACTGTACTCATCTTCTTCGAGGCTTTGAATCTGATAGATCATATTTATCGTCTGAGAATCAAACGATACCAATTTACCTCGCACCAGTACTTTTGACTCATCATGCCGTATCCGCAGATTGGCATAGAACTCTCGCACAACAGAAATCACAGCATCTAGAGGAGGTTGAGCAAATTCAACCCATTGTCTTCTTTCCAGTTCACGCTTAATAATACCACGTATTGttgataaattaaatcctcTCTCTGGGATGATAGACCGAGTCATCGAGCTCTCATACACCTGTTGGGCCTCCTCATTCCAGAATCGATGAGAATCGAAGCTTGAAGAGGAAGAGGCACCCTTTTTTGACCTCTTTTTCGGCGCCATATCAACTCAATAATCCAACATCACAATCAACACCGACTAAATTTAACAATTGAAGagcgaaaaaaaaaaattatggtaaTCACACCCCAATGTAGGTAACGATTATAATTTCACCAAACCACTTAATCCGGTTAGCAATACGATATATGCCCCAATCACAAACCGATTTAGAACAAAACGAAGTACCCACGTCACAATACAGAATTCCTCTAAAAATCGCACACCGATTCTCAACTATTCTCAAGATTTGAGAAAATTTCGAAATAAAGCCTTTAACTTCAGGAGAGAGTTACCAGaaatcagagtgttggtggaaAATTTGCTGTTGTGAAGGCGGTGGTCGGCTTTCGGTAGTGGGAGGCAGCGGCGTGGGTTTCTGAGGAAGAGCGGCGGCGGCGTGGAGTGTTGAAGGAGGGAGGTGCTGTGATGTGTTAGGGAGAGtgggtttctgaattctgaagtcgcgatctcctttttttttcccttaaactgagtcgcgcgcatatgcgcgccatgaagtggcgcatatgcgcgtctgcTACTGGCCGGTATGCTGGAatgtggcgcatatgcgcgcgattattggcgcatatgcgccgacctCTCTGTaagtttcgcgcatgtgcgctccaggattggcgcatatgcgccgagcccTCTGCCAatatcgcgcatgtgcgcggatattcgtcgcgcatgtgcgcggggcaCACTGTCCATAACCTTctcgatattttttttttttttaattcatgaaTAAATAacctgcaaaaaaaaaataaaacgatTCAAATTAATACTTGAATAGAGatgattaaaattaataaactaaagaattgaaataaaataataaaggcAAAACgaatgcaaaaataaataaatatgggttgcctcccacacagcgcttggtttaacgtcatcAGCCTGACTTTCTCCTGTCTACTTTGGTTCTCTAAGTGGGATGTTGTCCATAGTTCGCACTTCATTTCCAAAGTAATGCTTGACCCTTTGACCATTGACTTTTAATGTCTGCCCATTGGAGCACTTTAACTCAATTGCACCATGTGGATACACTGTTTCTACTGTGAACGGTCCAACCATCGTGATTTTaacttaccaggaaacaacCTCAGTCGAGAATTGAATAATAACACCTGTTGCCCTGGTTCGAAATCTCGTCGAAGAATCTGCTTGTCGTGCCATCTCTTGGTCCTTTCTTTGTATATCTTTGCATTTTCGTATGCATCATTCCTGAATTCCTCCATCTCACTCAGCTGCAGCAGTCGTTGCTCGCCAGATGCTCCCATATCAAATTAGCTTTTGACAGCCCAAAATGCTTTGTGCTCCAGTTCCAAAGGTAGATGGCAAGCTTTCCCAAAGACCAACCTATAAGGCGACATCCCGATAAGTGTCTTGTATGCAGTCCTGTACGCCCATAATGCATCATCTAGCTTGATCGCCTAATCCTTCCGGTTTGTCTTCACTGTTTTTTCTAATATTTGCTTAATCTCCTGGTTGGATACCTCTGCTTGCCCATTAGCTTGCGGATGGTATGCCAGTGTCACCCTGTGCTTCACATCATACTTAGCCAACagtgagttaaaaattttgttacagAAATGCGTACCTTCATCACTGATAATGGCTATAGGCGttccaaatcttgtgaaaatgttcctgtggacaaacttaacaacaactcgagcatcattagtactgGTGGCAATGGCTTCCACCCATTTggacacataatcaacagcaAGTAAAATGtaagattgaccaaaagagGATGGGAATGGACCCATAAAGTCAATACCCCAGACATCAAAGAGTTCCACCTCCAAAATATTTGTTAGTGGTAATTCATGTCGTCTAGAAATATTGCCAACTCTTTGGCATTTATCACATGAATTAACTAACGTATAACTATCCTTAAACAGattaggccaataaaaacctgACTGTAATACTTTAGCTGCTGTTCTAGATGCTCCAAAGTGTCCACCGTAGGGTGAGGAATGACACTGCTCTAGAATCGTACCCGCTTCTTCCTCTGCTACACATCGTCTAATTATCTGATCAGCGCATCTCTTGAACAAGAAGGGATCGTCCCACAGATAAAACTTGCATCATAAAGAATTTCTTCTTTGGTGATAAGTTAAATCTGAAGGTAATTCCCCTGCAGCCAGAAAATTAGCTATATTTGCAAACCAAGGATGTGTAACATTTACCTTGAAGAGTTGTTCGTCTGGGAACGACTCATTGATAACTCCACCTTCAGTTCTTTCTTCCAGCTCTAGTCGTGACAGGTGATCAGCCACCTGGTTCTCACAACCTTTCTTGTCTTTGActtcaaagtcaaattcttgtagtAGGAGTATCCATCGTATCAACCTGGGCTTGGCATCCTTTTTGGCAAACAAGTAGCGAAGAGCTGCATGGTTAGTGAAAACATTTACCTTGGTGCCAATGAGATATGTTCTGAACTTGTCGAATGCAAACACCACTGCTAGCATTTCTTTCTCAGTAGTTGTGTAATTCTGTTGGGCTGCATTGAGTGtacgacttgcatagtagatagCTTTGAACATCTTGTCTCGTCTTTGTCCCAATGCTGCTCCCACAGCATAGTCGCTAGCATCGCACATGagctcaaagggctccttccaatcaGGAACTATCATGATGGGTGCGGAAATCAGTGCTGCCTTGATCCTGTTAAACGCCTGCAAACAATTATCTTCAAAAATAAATGTAGAATCTTTCTCTAATAAATTACATAAAGGTCTAGT
This region includes:
- the LOC142535434 gene encoding uncharacterized protein LOC142535434; this translates as MEEDQETPLIFGRPFLATGKALIDVHKGELTLRVGGEEVVFNIYNTIKGPNEVSTCRMTKDSLERCLLESASIVDEEDWDESYSPYVDHQRRLNPAMKEVVRAEVLKLLNAGVIYAISDSSWVSPVQVVPKKGGYNQIVIAPEDQEKTTFTCPYGTFAFRRMPFESNACFAEMSGEESSAELGKMSFHGPRRIKAALISAPIMIVPDWKEPFELMCDASDYAVGAALGQRRDKMFKAIYYASRTLNAAQQNYTTTEKEMLAVVFAFDKFRTYLIGTKVNVFTNHAALRYLFAKKDAKPRLIRWILLLQEFDFEVKDKKGCENQVADHLSRLELEERTEGGVINESFPDEQLFKVNVTHPWNIFTRFGTPIAIISDEGTHFCNKIFNSLLAKYDVKHRVTLAYHPQANGQAEVSNQEIKQILEKTVKTNRKD